In the genome of Vibrio ziniensis, the window TCATCAATGATGCCAAGACGGTCAGCATCACCGTCAGTCCCGATACCAATGTCGTAACCTTCATCTTTAACTAGATGTTGTAGCCGATATAAGGTGGTCGCACTTGGTGATGGCATTAAGCCGCCAAAATCTGGGTTCTTACCATCGTTGATCACATCTACATCACAGCGACCATTGATCAACACCGTTTGCAGAGCGTTTTTCGCTACGCCAAACATAGGATCGATCAGCACGCGTAAGTTGGCTTTTTTGATCGCTTCGATATCGATAAAGTCGATGATCGAATCGACAAACTCATTCATTGGGTTGATCACGACAATTAGCTTGTCTTGAAGTGCTTGATCAAATTCCACTGCACGTACAGCCGATAAGGTTAGTTGTGCTATTTGTTGTTCGATCTTTTTAGTGATCACTTCATCGGCATCGCGTCCGCCACGGATAAATACTTTTACGCCATTGTAATCAGCTGGGTTGTGAGAGGCAGTAATACAGGCAGAGTATGCGCAGTTGAGCTGTTTCGCTTTATACATCACCACTGGTGTTGGTACGAATTTGTCGATAAAACTGACTGTAATCCCGTTACCCGCCAATACTTCTGCAAACCATTTTGCTGCCTTATCTGAAAGGAAGCGGCGATCATAACCAATCACAAATCCTTCATTGGCAACATTTTCGTTATTGATGATATTGGCTAACGCTTGTGCAACTAAACGAACGTTGTCTTTCGTGAACTCTTCACCAATGAAAGCGCGCCAGCCACCGGTACCAAATTGAATCATGTTCTGTTCTCCTTCATAAGACTTTCTTTGCATGGCAAAAATCGCCTTAGCTAAATAGCAGGGAGCCCGTATCGATAAGCAAATCCTTCGAGCCATGGATGGCTCGGCGGAGCTTCATGGACGAATTGATGCGTGTTTGTGTTCGATACGGGATCTCTGGTTCTCCTTAGCTGATTGGTCTTAACCCATTACCACAGTGATTTGGTTAACGCTGCCTTGTGGTTGAGCGTTGATGACATCTGCCTGCTCACCATTCACCGTAATTGAGGTTACGCCTTTGCTTACGCCATTTGGGTTCAGAACCTTGATTTGGTAAGTTGCACCGCGCCATTGGCGTGTCACCTCAAATTCCGGCCATGAAGTTGGAATACATGGATCAACAATCAGAGTATCGAAGCCAGTGCGCACACCCAGGATGTAGTTAGTCGCTGCATAGTAAGCCCAGCCAGATGTACCTGTTAGCCATGGGTGGTTTGCTCGACCGTGATCTTGATGGTCACGTCCCATGATGAACTGTACATAGGAATATGGCTCAGCCACGCGAGTCTCAATCATATCGTTCTGGTTGTATGGGTTTAGGGCGTCGTAGAATTCCATCGCCCTGTCGCCACGACCTAACTTAGCTTCCGCTACCCAAGCCCAAGGGTTTGGATGAGAGAAAATAGCGCCGTTCTCTTTTACGCCTTGATAAACACGGGTCACAAAACCAATGTCATCGTTTGGTGTTGCAAAGGATGGAGCATTGAGATGTATGCCGTATGGTGAGAACAGATATTTGTACACAGCATCCATCGCTTTCTCGCCACGCTCTTGCGATACCGCACCAGATAGAACCGCTAGCGAGTTAGATTCAAGATGAACTTTGCCTTCCAATTGTTCAAAGGTACCGATTTTGTCGCCATCTTTGGTCAGACCGCGGATATACCATTCGCCCTGTCCATCCCATAAGTGAGTTTCACACGCATCGCGTACACCGTCTGCCATTGCTTGGTATTTGCTTAGCGCTTGATTGTCATTACGGTATTTCGCCAATTCTAGGAATGCTTCAAGCGCCCAGAAGTGAAGGAAAGAAACCATTGCTGATTCACCACCGCCTAAGTTCAGACAGTCGTTCCAGTCAGCTCGCAGACCTTTACAGATTCCTGTTTGCCCTACGTATTCTGCTGAGAAATCCAACGCTGCCATCATGTGCTGGTAAACCGTTGCGTTACCGCCGTCGGCGTAAGGAATGACTTCATCAATGAAATTGAAATCGCCGGTTTCTTTAACGTAATTAAGAATGGTTGGAACGATCCATAAATGGTCGTCTGAACAGGTATCTTTAATGCCGTGGATCTTATCTTCGTCAGAAGGGGTTGGAACAACCGTCGGAGATTTAGAAGGCTTTACGTTGGCTTTTTCTGGATCGAACCAGTCTGGATCAAACAGGTGTAAGCCATAGCCCGCTTTTACTTGTCCACGTAGAAGATCTACTAAGCGTTTACGAGTCATAGTGGGGTTGGTATGAGGTACAGAGATTGCATCTTGCGCAGTATCGCGGTAGCCAAGACCGGTACGTCCACCCACTTCAATGAAGGAGGCAAAGCGAGACCATACCACACAGGTTTCCGCTTGATAGAGAGTCCAAGCGTTAAGCATGGTGTTTAGACCTTCGTTTGGTGACTTCACCTGGAACTTGTCACAACGTTCATCCCAGTGTTGTTTGATACCAGCGAACGTCTTATCCACTTCAGTTAGGTCTTGGTATTTGGCACGAAGTCTTTCGCCATTGCCTTTACCAACGCCTAGTACCACAGCAAAACGTACTTGTTCACCCGGTTGTAGCGTGAATTGCTTATGCAGAGCACCGCAGTGGTTGTAGCAGGTTTGAGTGAGGTTAGAACATTTGCCTTGCTCTACAGCAATAGGGTTTGCTTCATCGCGGTACATACCTAAGAAAGTATCGCGTTGCCCATCATAGCTATCAGCATCAAACGTTGCGGTTAGGTAGTAGTAGCCGAGGAAATCGTCAGTGTTGTAGTAGAGGTCGTATTCAATCACACCATTTTTGTAATCAGTGCCAGCAGAGTAAAGCGACATTTGATGGTTTTGGTTGTCCGATTTAATGTGACTAAATGAAAACTCAACATAGTTAAATGCACTGATAGTCCGAGGGCGATCAGAGGTGTTTTCAATGACGACATCCCAGACTTCTGCATCTTCACCTTTTGGTACAAACAGAGTTTTGGTTGCGACAATTCCGTTGTAGTCACACTTGAATTTTGAATAGGACAAACCATGGCGAACTTCATAATCTGCTTGGTCTAGGCTCTTTGCTACAGGTTGCCAAGAGACAGACCAAAAATCACCAGTTTCATCGTCACGTAGATAGACGTAATGTCCCGGACGATCTTGCGTGAAGTTAGGGCGGAATTTGGTCACTCGGTTGTACTCTGGCGAGTTATAAAATGAGTAACCGCCAGCGTTATGAGAGATAACGCTGCAGAATTTTTCCGTTCCTAAATAGTTTGTCCATGGCGCTGGAACGTCTGGACGAGTAATGACGTATTCACGATTGTCGTTATCGAAATAGCCGTATTTCATGGTGATTTCCTTTTTCTAAAAACTGCGAATAACGCAGCCAATGTCGATGCTAGCGAAAATGAATATGTGCTTGTTTCCACCCCTTGCTTTGAATTTGAAAGGGAAGGCAAAAATAAGTTGTTATTTCCAAGGGGCTCGATAATGGATTCCTTGCTTGTCGAGCAAAGGTAAGTGTCCTTTTAGGCGAGCGAGATAGTCTGTCCAGTCACGTAAAGCACTTTGCGTCCAGCCAGCCTCTGCCAGAGCGGTAAGTCGAGGGTAGAGCATGTAATCCATACGTGATTGGTCGTTAATCAGTTCACACCACAACGCGCTTTGCATACCTAATATGCGTTTGCGAATTGGGTGATCGGCAGGTACTTCCGCCAAAGGTTCATAGCCATAAGCGCGTTCTAAAGGTGTCACCCCTGCCCATGCCACCCCCGGTTCTTCAGGGGCATAATCTTGAACAATATCGAGATAGGTGTACTGACCCGGCTGCAAGATCACATCGAAGCCTTGTTTCGCGCAGTCCAGCGCGGCTTGCTCTGACAACCAAGAATATATAACGGTATCTTTGCTCACCTTGTTGCCATGCTGAGCTTCTTCCCAGCCCACCATACGTTTGCCTAAAGAACGTAATTTCTTCTCGACGTATCGCAGTAAATGTCCTTGTAGTTCTTTCGCGTCCTGATAACCATGTTCGTCCATTAATGCCTGACATTTAGGACTGTTAATCCAGACTCCATCTGGGACTTCATCAGCACCAATGTGAATGAATTGACTTGGAAACAGTTCTGCAACCTCTTCCAGTACCAGATCCAAAAATCGATAAGTGGCAGGTAACGCAGGGGATAGGACGTTGTCGTTATAATTTTGAATACTGCGATATTCAGAACGATCTTCGGTGTCTAGCAGCCATTCAGATAGTGAACGGATCGCGGCGCGGCAATGACCGGGAATGTCGATCTCCGGAATTACGGTGATCCCACGTACTTGTGCAAAAGCGATCACGCGTTTGATCTCTTCTTGGGTGTAATAGCCACCGTGCTGATCCGCCGCCGTACTGAATTGCGGACCAATCTCTTTGTCTACGCCACGCCAAGCACCAATGTTGGTAAGCTGAGGCAGTGACTTGATCTCAATTCTCCAGCCTTCATCATCAGTGAGATGCCAGTGAAAGGTATTAAATTTGTAATGAGCCAACTGATTGATGAGGCGTTCTACACGTTCAACAGGATGAAAATGTCGAGCGCAATCGAGCATCATGCCTCGGTATTTAAAGCGAGGTGCATCAGTGACTTTTACGCACGGTATTATCAAGCCACTCTGTGTGCGTTGGACCAACTGTAATAACGTTGCTGATGCATGAACAAAACCCACATGGCTACTTGCTTCTAGCAGTACACCGTGGCTAGTAACGGTTAACTGATAATGTTCTTCATCCAGAATAGGATTGATTTGATACACAATGTCAGCGTTGCCAATGGGCTGTGGTTCGAACTCATACAGACTTTTGAGTTCCTGTTGCAACCACATTGCAGCTTGTTCTGCTTGTGTTGATTGCAGCGTGATCTGACTGGTGGTCGCCAGCAAATAGCTTCCAGAAAGTCTTTCTATTCGATTCGGTTTAGGAATCAAACATAGCTCGGCTTGTAGCGTTTGCGGTATTTCACTGCGCTCTTGATAAGGGGAAGCCAGAACAATTGGTGTAACCGCGACGTCATAGCGGACGGTAGCTTCGGCATGATTAAGCTGTACAAACGCTTCTTTTATGCCGTCACTATAAAAACGAAATGGTGCTGTTTTAATGCGGAATTCGCAGTAATAGTGACCATTTGCGGGTAAAACCGCTTGTTTTGGTGTAAGGCTACAGAAACTGCCCACCTGATGAAGTTCGCCGTTGGAGACACTGTCTGGCTGGATAAAGCGATCCATGATGAAGTGCAATGACCAGTCAGCAAGATCTTGCTCGCTTAAGTTATGCAGCGTCAGTCCAAATCGGCAATCATTTTTCTGTTCTGAAAGTACAGCAAAGTCAATTCGATAGTTCATCATCAACCCTTAATAGACATTCTCTAAATACAACTTCTTCTAATACAAATTGTGAGCTGGCTTGCCAGCAAACATCAGTGCGCCTTCTATAGCGTCGAACTGGGGGGGAACAATCCACTGCTGAACTGTCGGGGATAGCCAATTCAAAATACGTTCAGCGATACTGCCCATCAGGCAAATTTTCTCTGCGCCTTTGCGCTGGAGAGCGTTTAAGAACATTTCGATATCTGCTGCTGTTTCTTTAAGCAGTTCAACAGCAAGGGCATCGTTTTGCTGCGCATAAGAAAAAATGGCTGGCGAAAACTGACCATAATCACGGGGAAGCGCGGACTTAGACCATTCAACAATTTGGTCTACGTCATTATCAAAATGCTCCATCACGTGCTGGCTCAGTTTAGTGTGAGGGCGAATGCCATCTTGTGTCAGAGTCACTTTCTGAATCAGGCTTAAGCCCATCATGGCGCCGCTGCCTTGGTCTGAAATTGGGAACTCTCTGCCGCCCACCACATGCTGTTGCCCATCTTTAAGTAAAATGCCGCAAGAGCCCGTACCCGCAATCATAATGGCGCCGTCCTGACCATTGTGAGCACCTAAACAAGCTCCGTATGCATCGGTGTTTAATGTGATGGATGCAAAAGGGTGTGGTTGCTGCATAAAAGCAAACCATGCCGATTTTTGTTCTGCTCCCGCTAACGCAAGTCCCACATGCATTCTGTGTAAGTGAGTCTCGTCTAGACCACCTTGCTTTGCGGCTATGCGGATAGCTTCAATGATGGAACGCAAGGCAATGTCTACCCCAAGCAGGATATTCGCGCTGCCACTTTTACCCTCGCCAATTAGGTTGCCTTCTGCATCTCTAATGCGAGCTCGACAGGAAGTACCGCCACCATCAATGCCAACATAGTAGTTACACATGACATGTCTCCTTTGACTGCTCGCACCCAGCCGATTTGTAATGCTCAAACTGGCTCATGATCGCCAGTAAGTACCAAGCTCCATGAGGAATCCATTGTTCTCCCCATCGCCAGTTTTGCATCATGTCGTCTTTCTGTTTTTCGGGATTGAAGGCAATATCTTCTGGGTCTTCAAACCCTGCGGTAATGCCATTGCAGACACCACCTTTAGCATTAAAGAATCCAAGATGTGGTAAGTAGTCCGGATTGTTACGCCCGTGCCCGTCGAGCATGCACATATCGTATGGGTTTAAGCCAAGTACCCAGTTCAGAGCATCTTGTGCAAAGCTCAGCAGTTTGTGTTGTAGTTGTTGGTCTTTTAAGTACGGTTGTACCTGAAAAGCCATGACTGCAAGCGAAGCCAGACGGGCGTTTTCACCCTGCCACCAATAGCCAGTTTCGTTGTTTTGTGAAATGAAGAATGCGCTACGTTTGTCGCCATCCACATCTTTGACATATTGACGTGGATAACCA includes:
- a CDS encoding phosphoglucomutase/phosphomannomutase family protein; this encodes MIQFGTGGWRAFIGEEFTKDNVRLVAQALANIINNENVANEGFVIGYDRRFLSDKAAKWFAEVLAGNGITVSFIDKFVPTPVVMYKAKQLNCAYSACITASHNPADYNGVKVFIRGGRDADEVITKKIEQQIAQLTLSAVRAVEFDQALQDKLIVVINPMNEFVDSIIDFIDIEAIKKANLRVLIDPMFGVAKNALQTVLINGRCDVDVINDGKNPDFGGLMPSPSATTLYRLQHLVKDEGYDIGIGTDGDADRLGIIDEKGNFIHPNEVLMLLYYYLLEYKGWKGSVVRNIATTHLLDKIAADHNEKSFEVPVGFKHISSQMEADDSLLGGESSGGLTIRGHIKGKDGVFASSLLVEMISVTGKKLSEMLDEIYQRYGYAYTAEGDCKFKAAEKQALYNKIYVEKQLPHFEFEIEKVSYEDGAKVYFKNGGWVIARFSGTEPLLRIFAEMEDKPTAERVLLQMKTFLSL
- a CDS encoding GH36-type glycosyl hydrolase domain-containing protein, encoding MKYGYFDNDNREYVITRPDVPAPWTNYLGTEKFCSVISHNAGGYSFYNSPEYNRVTKFRPNFTQDRPGHYVYLRDDETGDFWSVSWQPVAKSLDQADYEVRHGLSYSKFKCDYNGIVATKTLFVPKGEDAEVWDVVIENTSDRPRTISAFNYVEFSFSHIKSDNQNHQMSLYSAGTDYKNGVIEYDLYYNTDDFLGYYYLTATFDADSYDGQRDTFLGMYRDEANPIAVEQGKCSNLTQTCYNHCGALHKQFTLQPGEQVRFAVVLGVGKGNGERLRAKYQDLTEVDKTFAGIKQHWDERCDKFQVKSPNEGLNTMLNAWTLYQAETCVVWSRFASFIEVGGRTGLGYRDTAQDAISVPHTNPTMTRKRLVDLLRGQVKAGYGLHLFDPDWFDPEKANVKPSKSPTVVPTPSDEDKIHGIKDTCSDDHLWIVPTILNYVKETGDFNFIDEVIPYADGGNATVYQHMMAALDFSAEYVGQTGICKGLRADWNDCLNLGGGESAMVSFLHFWALEAFLELAKYRNDNQALSKYQAMADGVRDACETHLWDGQGEWYIRGLTKDGDKIGTFEQLEGKVHLESNSLAVLSGAVSQERGEKAMDAVYKYLFSPYGIHLNAPSFATPNDDIGFVTRVYQGVKENGAIFSHPNPWAWVAEAKLGRGDRAMEFYDALNPYNQNDMIETRVAEPYSYVQFIMGRDHQDHGRANHPWLTGTSGWAYYAATNYILGVRTGFDTLIVDPCIPTSWPEFEVTRQWRGATYQIKVLNPNGVSKGVTSITVNGEQADVINAQPQGSVNQITVVMG
- a CDS encoding N-acetylglucosamine kinase; translated protein: MCNYYVGIDGGGTSCRARIRDAEGNLIGEGKSGSANILLGVDIALRSIIEAIRIAAKQGGLDETHLHRMHVGLALAGAEQKSAWFAFMQQPHPFASITLNTDAYGACLGAHNGQDGAIMIAGTGSCGILLKDGQQHVVGGREFPISDQGSGAMMGLSLIQKVTLTQDGIRPHTKLSQHVMEHFDNDVDQIVEWSKSALPRDYGQFSPAIFSYAQQNDALAVELLKETAADIEMFLNALQRKGAEKICLMGSIAERILNWLSPTVQQWIVPPQFDAIEGALMFAGKPAHNLY
- a CDS encoding beta-N-acetylhexosaminidase, translating into MNYRIDFAVLSEQKNDCRFGLTLHNLSEQDLADWSLHFIMDRFIQPDSVSNGELHQVGSFCSLTPKQAVLPANGHYYCEFRIKTAPFRFYSDGIKEAFVQLNHAEATVRYDVAVTPIVLASPYQERSEIPQTLQAELCLIPKPNRIERLSGSYLLATTSQITLQSTQAEQAAMWLQQELKSLYEFEPQPIGNADIVYQINPILDEEHYQLTVTSHGVLLEASSHVGFVHASATLLQLVQRTQSGLIIPCVKVTDAPRFKYRGMMLDCARHFHPVERVERLINQLAHYKFNTFHWHLTDDEGWRIEIKSLPQLTNIGAWRGVDKEIGPQFSTAADQHGGYYTQEEIKRVIAFAQVRGITVIPEIDIPGHCRAAIRSLSEWLLDTEDRSEYRSIQNYNDNVLSPALPATYRFLDLVLEEVAELFPSQFIHIGADEVPDGVWINSPKCQALMDEHGYQDAKELQGHLLRYVEKKLRSLGKRMVGWEEAQHGNKVSKDTVIYSWLSEQAALDCAKQGFDVILQPGQYTYLDIVQDYAPEEPGVAWAGVTPLERAYGYEPLAEVPADHPIRKRILGMQSALWCELINDQSRMDYMLYPRLTALAEAGWTQSALRDWTDYLARLKGHLPLLDKQGIHYRAPWK